From the Ostrinia nubilalis chromosome 16, ilOstNubi1.1, whole genome shotgun sequence genome, one window contains:
- the LOC135079249 gene encoding beta-ureidopropionase-like — protein sequence MDNETQSLEAIINNNLSGRDLEEFNRIYYGRKDNYEIKFKDSSIAAAKDGDFEIAAYAFPAKKEQTRPPRIVKVGIIQHSIAVPTDRPINEQKKAIFEKVKKIIDVAGQEGVNIICFQELWNMPFAFCTREKQPWCEFAESAEEGPTTRFLKELAVKYAMVIVSSILERDENHAEILWNTAVVISDTGNVIGKHRKNHIPRVGDFNESNYYMEGNTGHPVFATRYGKIAVNICFGRHHVLNWMMFGQNGAEIVFNPSATIAAEAGSEYMWNIEARNAAITNCYFTAAINRVGYEEFPNEFTSADGKPAHKDLGLFYGSSYFTGPDGVRCPGLSRTRDGLLIGVLDLNANRQIKDRRCYYMTQRLDMYVDSLKKVLDLDFKPQVVHETDKKDKF from the coding sequence ATGGACAACGAAACGCAGAGCCTCGAAGCCATCATCAACAACAACCTAAGCGGCCGGGACCTCGAAGAGTTCAACAGAATCTACTACGGCAGAAAGGACAACTACGAAATTAAATTCAAGGACTCCTCCATTGCCGCTGCTAAGGATGGAGACTTCGAAATCGCTGCTTACGCTTTCCCCGCCAAGAAGGAGCAAACCAGGCCACCTAGGATTGTCAAAGTAGGAATTATTCAGCACTCCATCGCCGTGCCCACCGACCGCCCAATCAATGAACAGAAGAAAGCTATCTTCGAGAAAGTGAAGAAGATCATCGATGTCGCCGGCCAGGAAGGCGTCAACATCATCTGCTTCCAAGAGCTATGGAACATGCCGTTCGCCTTCTGCACCAGGGAGAAGCAGCCGTGGTGCGAATTCGCTGAATCAGCAGAAGAAGGCCCCACGACCAGATTCCTGAAAGAATTAGCGGTGAAGTACGCCATGGTAATCGTATCTTCAATTTTGGAAAGGGACGAGAATCACGCTGAGATTCTGTGGAACACAGCGGTGGTAATTAGCGACACTGGCAACGTGATTGGCAAGCACCGCAAGAACCACATCCCTAGGGTGGGAGATTTCAATGAATCTAACTACTACATGGAGGGGAACACTGGTCACCCAGTCTTTGCAACTCGTTACGGAAAGATTGCTGTAAATATTTGCTTCGGGCGTCACCACGTCTTGAACTGGATGATGTTTGGCCAGAACGGAGCTGAGATCGTGTTCAATCCGTCGGCGACTATCGCTGCTGAGGCTGGCAGTGAGTATATGTGGAATATTGAGGCTAGGAATGCTGCTATCACTAACTGCTACTTCACTGCTGCGATCAACCGGGTGGGGTACGAGGAGTTCCCGAATGAATTTACTTCTGCTGACGGAAAGCCGGCGCATAAGGACCTGGGTCTGTTTTATGGCTCGAGCTACTTCACCGGTCCTGATGGCGTGAGGTGCCCTGGTCTCTCGAGGACAAGAGATGGTCTACTCATCGGAGTGCTGGATTTGAACGCCAATAGGCAGATTAAGGACCGCCGCTGCTACTACATGACGCAGCGCTTGGACATGTATGTAGACAGCCTCAAGAAGGTCCTGGATCTGGACTTCAAGCCTCAGGTGGTCCACGAAACCGACAAGAAAGATAAATTTTAA